DNA from Leucobacter aridicollis:
CCATCGAGGTTCCCGCAGAGAACTGCGATCTCGTCGGCGTACGCGACGTGATTGACCAGGAGGGCCTCAAGGAGGTCTTCGAGGTGCTGCGCACGCCCTTCACCGAGGAGCCCACGAACTGGTCGCGCCGGTTCAAGGCGAACACCGAGAAGCTTGCTTCCGGCGACGTCATCAAGGTGTCCGAGGTCGTCCGCGACCTGTGGCGCCGCGACCAGGAAGTTCGCTCGCTGTCGGCTGGCGAGAAGCGCATGCTCGCGAAGGCTCGTCAGATCCTCGTGTCCGAGCTCGCGCTGGCGGAGAAGACCGACGAGGAGAAGGCTGGCCTGATTCTCGACGAGGTTCTCGCCTCCTAGCAAGATTTCGCGCTGCGCGCGTGAACTGGCCCCGGCTGTGCTGTGCACGCCGGGGCCAGTTGCGTCTGTGCAACCGATGCCTCGCGTCGCGACGTCAGCGCTGCGCGAGCCAGTCGGCCGAACGGCCCCAGAGCGGCTCCCTGAAGCGCTCGTGGAACACCCCGAGATGCCCGATCTCAGACACGCCAAGATCGGCTGGCACGAGCTCGCGCCGCGACACTCGAGCGCTCGACAGATAGCTGAGGAACCGCTCGGTCGCAGGCTCCGTCGCGAACGGGTCGTCAGTCGCGGCCACCGCGAGCACGTCGAACTTGAGGGCAGCAACGCGCTCCATCACGGCGGCCCCACCGGGCCCAATCGTGTCGGCGAAGTCTGATCGACCGCGGGCCCAATCGAAGGCGACTCCCCTCGGGATGTCTTCGAGCCAGCCGAGTCGCTTGCCGGGAAAGTAGCCTGCGACGCTGGCGATCGCGGGCATCGCGACGTGCCAGCGGAGCAGCGTCCGCGGGTGTCCGGCCGCGTAATCGCGCCAGTGCGCGTGCTGGGCCCCAACCGTGAGGAGTCGCGTCACGGAGGCCGCCCGAGGTGCGACACAGATGCCGAGGCCGCCGAAGCTATGCCCGACACCGACGATCGTGCGATCTGGCCCGTCCCGCTGCGCCCAGTCGATGACGGCGTCAATGTCGAGGGTGCCCCACTCGTGCCAGCGGGTGCGCATCCGACGCAGCGCCCGTGTGCCACCAGCGGGCGCAGATCTGCCCACGCCCCGATAGTCGGCGACGATTGCCCGGAAGCCGCGGCCAGCGAGGAAGGCGCCATAGCGCCAGTAGTACGAGGCCTTCGCGCCAGTCGCGGTCGTGATGACCGCCGTCATCCCGAGGTCAGTCTCGGGGGCCGGGGCGAATGCGCGGGCCGATAGGACAAAGCCGTCAGCGCAGGTGATGGTGACGTCGTCTCCGGGCGCACCGCCAGCGGCCTGCCGTGATGCGGGCGCGCTGCCAGTCACTCAGTCCCTCCGTCGGTCTGCACCCATCGTATCCGAGCCGGCCCACCGCCGTCAGGCCCTGTTCGGATGGGCCCGACAAGCCCTCTTCGCCCCACCGCTCACCGTCCGGCCCCGGAGACTCAGCCAAAAGCACTGAGATCTGCAGTTTGAATGCCGTTCCTTCGCTGGAAGGGCATTCAAACTGCAGATCTCAAGTGGTGCGGCCGAGGCTGGAGCCGAAGGCCAGAGCCGAGGGCCAGCGCCGAAGGCCAGGGCTGAGGCTGGAGCCCGGCAGCGTTGGGCTCGCGCCCCGGGGGCTACGCGAACAGGCCGGGGACCTCCGCGAGGGCGACCTTCTCCTTGGTTCCAGCCGCGCGGTCCCAAACCTCGGCGAAGCCCTCCGCTGCGTCGCGGCCCACGACGACCACGCGCGGCACTCCGAGCAGCTCGGCGTCGCCGAACTTCACGCCGGGCGAGACCTTCGGACGGTCGTCGAACAGGACGTCGACGCGTGCGTCGGCGAGCTGAGCGACGAGCTTCTCGGCGACCTCGAGCACCTCAGGGTCCTTGCCGGTCGCGACGACGTGCACGTCGAACGGTGCGATCGCGCGCGGCCAGACGAGTCCGCGCTCGTCGTTGTTGAGCTCGGCGAGCGCCGCCATGATGCGGGTGACGCCGATGCCGTACGAGCCCATCGTGACGGTGACAAGCTTGCCGTTCTCGTCGAGCACCTTCAGGCCAAGCGCCTCCGCGTACTTGCGTCCCAGCTGGAAGACGTGTCCGATCTCCATGCCGCGAGCGGTCTCGATCGGGCCCGAGCCGTCGGGTGCAGGATCGCCCTCGCGCACCGACGCAATCTCGACGACGCCGTCGGCGGTGAAGTCGCGGCCGGCGACGAGGTGCGCGACGTGCTTCTCGTCTTCGTTCGCGCCGGTCACCCACGAGGTGCCGGGAACGATACGCGGATCGAGCAGGTACTTCACGCCGCTCGTGCCTTCGAGGCCGAGCACGGGGGCGTCGGCGAAGCCGGGGCCAATGTATCCCTTCACGAGTCCCGGGTGCTTTGCGAAGTCCGCGGGCGTCGCGGGCTCAACCTCGCAGTTCGGGAAGGCGACCTCGACGCGCTTCATGTCCGCGTCGCGGTCACCGGGGATGCCGACGACAACGAGCGAACGCTCGCCCTCGAGGTCGGTCACGGCGAGCACGACGTTCTTGAGCGTATCCGCAGCGGTCCACTCGCGGCCATCCTCGCGCGGCATCGTCGCGTTGACGTGCGTGACGAGGGTGTCGATGGTCGGAGTGTTGGGCGAATCGAAGACGACCGCGGCGGGCTGGCCCTCGATCGGCAGGGACTCGGGAACCGGGGTCTCATACGCCTCGACGTTGGCCG
Protein-coding regions in this window:
- a CDS encoding CarD family transcriptional regulator, which produces MQFEVGETVVYPHHGAAKIIEVKKRKLGGEEKLFLKLQVDQGDLTIEVPAENCDLVGVRDVIDQEGLKEVFEVLRTPFTEEPTNWSRRFKANTEKLASGDVIKVSEVVRDLWRRDQEVRSLSAGEKRMLAKARQILVSELALAEKTDEEKAGLILDEVLAS
- a CDS encoding alpha/beta hydrolase family protein, with translation MTGSAPASRQAAGGAPGDDVTITCADGFVLSARAFAPAPETDLGMTAVITTATGAKASYYWRYGAFLAGRGFRAIVADYRGVGRSAPAGGTRALRRMRTRWHEWGTLDIDAVIDWAQRDGPDRTIVGVGHSFGGLGICVAPRAASVTRLLTVGAQHAHWRDYAAGHPRTLLRWHVAMPAIASVAGYFPGKRLGWLEDIPRGVAFDWARGRSDFADTIGPGGAAVMERVAALKFDVLAVAATDDPFATEPATERFLSYLSSARVSRRELVPADLGVSEIGHLGVFHERFREPLWGRSADWLAQR
- a CDS encoding proline--tRNA ligase gives rise to the protein MITRLSSYFLKTLREDPSDEEARSHKLLLRAGYIRRQSPGVFAWLPLGLRVKAKIEQIVREEMAAAGAHEVHFPAMLPREPYELTGRWEEYGDNMFRLKDRHGADHLLAPTHEEAFTLLVKDIVSSYKELPLQLFQIQDKYRDEARPRAGLLRGREFTMKDAYSFDISDEGLDASYQKQRDAYERIFTRLGLEYVIVSADAGAMGGSRSEEFLLPIAIGEDTFVRSAGGYAANVEAYETPVPESLPIEGQPAAVVFDSPNTPTIDTLVTHVNATMPREDGREWTAADTLKNVVLAVTDLEGERSLVVVGIPGDRDADMKRVEVAFPNCEVEPATPADFAKHPGLVKGYIGPGFADAPVLGLEGTSGVKYLLDPRIVPGTSWVTGANEDEKHVAHLVAGRDFTADGVVEIASVREGDPAPDGSGPIETARGMEIGHVFQLGRKYAEALGLKVLDENGKLVTVTMGSYGIGVTRIMAALAELNNDERGLVWPRAIAPFDVHVVATGKDPEVLEVAEKLVAQLADARVDVLFDDRPKVSPGVKFGDAELLGVPRVVVVGRDAAEGFAEVWDRAAGTKEKVALAEVPGLFA